The Pseudophryne corroboree isolate aPseCor3 chromosome 2, aPseCor3.hap2, whole genome shotgun sequence genome has a segment encoding these proteins:
- the PSMA5 gene encoding proteasome subunit alpha type-5 isoform X1: MEPGSIEKIVEIDAHIGCAMSGLIADAKTLIDKARVETQNHWFTYNETMTVESVTQAVSNLALQFGEEDADPGAMSRPFGVALLFGGADEKGPQLFHMDPSGTFVQCDARAIGSASEGAQSSLQEVYHKSMTLKEAIKSSLTILKQVMEEKLNATNIELATIEPGKKFHMYCKEEMEEVIKDI, translated from the exons ATGGAGCCCGGAAGCATTGAGAAAATCGTAGAAATAGATGCTCATATAG GCTGCGCAATGAGTGGATTAATTGCAGATGCTAAGACCCTAATCGATAAAGCTAGAGTTGAAACTCAG AATCACTGGTTCACATATAATGAAACAATGACTGTGGAGAGTGTCACACAAGCGGTGTCAAATCTAGCACTACAGTTTGGGGAGGAGGATGCTGATCCTGGAGCCATG AGTCGTCCATTTGGGGTTGCTTTGCTGTTTGGTGGAGCAGATGAGAAAGGACCTCAGCT TTTTCACATGGATCCCTCTGGGACTTTCGTGCAGTGTGATGCTAGGGCCATTGGGTCTGCTTCTGAAGGGGCACAGAGCTCATTGCAGGAGGTGTATCATAAG tcaaTGACTCTGAAAGAAGCCATTAAATCATCGCTCACAATCCTAAAGCAGGTGATGGAAGAGAAGTTGAACGCCACAAATATTGAG CTTGCTACGATAGAGCCTGGGAAGAAGTTTCACATGTACTGCAAGGAAGAGATGGAAGAGGTTATAAAGGACATTTGA